ATCAGAGGATATTGCTGTTGTCCCACCTCCGCTAGCTAAAAATCGAAACACCATATCATCAGGCCCAGGATGTGAAGAGCCTTGGTTGTCTGACCATGCAATAGTGGTTTCAGTTATATCTGTTCCCGTTCCCAATTGTCGTTAACCAATATAACTCAAATCATTATTCCCAGTAAAGGTAATACCTGTTTTCATCCATGAACGATACCCTCCTTCCTGTAAAAGTGTTCCCTCTCCATTGAGATGTAAAAGAGAATATGCCCCTCTGTTAGCATTATACAACGTTCCTGGATTCTGCCATCCAATTAGCAGATTTCCATTGCGTGTAGCCGAATAACCGTCAATCGAATAACTCAAATTACCGTTGAGTTTCATACGGTTGACGTTGTTGGTTTTGAAAAGCAAAGGGTTGGTTCCGTTGGAGGTATTCCAACCAAGATATTTATTTGCGCCCCAAGTATTCCCATTTAACCCAGCATCAGTACTTTGTGCTTTTAAATGACCAATTGTAAACAAAATTAGTCCTAAATAAATAAAATTTTTCATAATTGACAAAATTTAATCACATTCATCCGAAAGTTTTTTAAAATTTGATACAAAACATCCTGTATCGTCCTATTTGTAATAGTCAATAATCATAATGTGAGAAAAAAAGTCAAACAGTTAAAACATTTGGAGTTGTACCGTTGTCCACAAATCATCTTCTGGAGGAGGTTTCTCTGCTTTTTGGACAATCGGTCGGATAGTATTTATAACATAATCTAAGGAAAGATAGAATGGCAGACAAATTCTTATTTTTTCTACAAAGTTTGAAAAAGCCGTTTTCCCTGACACCCCAACTCTTCGTAAAAGTTCAAGTAGTAAATAGGTAATTAATGCAATAAATATTTGTGATTTTACTGCATTTTCAGAAGTTCCTATAAAAGTTTTGACATTGAGATTTTGTTTTAAAAGCTTGAAGAAAGTTTCTATATCCCAACGCCTTCTGTATAGTTCTGCAATTGTTGAAGCTTTCCAAGAAAGATTATTAGTTATAATTTCTATCGTTGTATTTTTCTCTTCATGGTAGGCTACAACCTTTCTGAATTTCATTTGATTTATCCCAACTTCTTTTGCTTTTTGTCCTGTCAAATAAATAATCTCGTCTATTAAAATATGTTGATCCTCATTTTCTGGAAGATCTAATTCTTCAGCTACTTCATAAACAGTGTTTTCTTTTATTCTTGTAACAAAAACATTTTGGGACAACACCCTAGCTTTAATGATGTTAAAATCCCAATATCCTTTATCTTCAACAATAATCGTATCCTTTGGGAAAACAATTTCTTCAAATCCTTTTCTGTCATGAATAGATGCATTAGTGATATTCACAAGGTTAGGCATCATCATCGCCTCATCCCATTGCGTATGGATTTTAATTCCTCCTTTTGCTGTCCGAAACTTTGCCCAATCAAAAAGCCCTAGACACACGCTAACTGTACTGCTATCACGAAGAAGAATAGTTTGATTTTTAACTTCTTCTACTACTTTTCGATGAGTATGTCTTTTCAATAAATTACCGTAGTAGCTTAACAAACTCATATACAGACTCTCAAAGACTTTGTGGCTACGTTTTTTATTCCCATCACTCATCGTTGATTTTGCAGGACTTTGTTTTAAGTCTAAGTCCCGAATAAAGGTTTTCGACACACCAATACCAACAGAAATATCCTCTAAAGTACTACATCGAGACAGCTGTCCGAACAAATTTGCAACAAGTTGGTCATAAGTCTTGTATTTATGGCATCCCTTGTCAGAATTATGCTGTTGAATAACTCTTGCTAATAAATGTTGAGGAATTAAGTCAATAATTTGACGAATTACAGGCTTATTGTTATTTTTGTTCCTACGAAACAGTCCCATTTCATTTGAATTTTGTCGTGATTTTCAAATTTAAGAAGACTGTTTCGGTTTTTTAATTTTTAATATGATTTTCTGAAAAAGTTTCGGATAGTTATGAAATTTAATTTATCTTACCAAATGAATAAAACCACTTTTTTTAAAATCGTCTTTTACAAGTGTATAAAAATACACACCGTCTGTACATCTATTTCCATCGTATGTTCCATCCCAAAATTCGTGACTTGAATTATTAGTTTCAAATACAACATTTCCCCATCGGTTTAGAATTGTAAAATTAAACCCCTCGGGAACACCTTTAATCGTTAACACATCATTGACCCCATCATTATTTGGAGTATAAACATTTGGAATTGTAAAATTGGTTGCCACTAAGGAGACTTTATCTATATAATAATATGATTGAACACCATATATTGAATATTTTGTCACAACTGTGTCTAGATGATTATCTAAATCGAAAAAGCCAATGGTTAAGAATTTTTCACCAC
The DNA window shown above is from Brumimicrobium sp. and carries:
- a CDS encoding IS4 family transposase; amino-acid sequence: MGLFRRNKNNNKPVIRQIIDLIPQHLLARVIQQHNSDKGCHKYKTYDQLVANLFGQLSRCSTLEDISVGIGVSKTFIRDLDLKQSPAKSTMSDGNKKRSHKVFESLYMSLLSYYGNLLKRHTHRKVVEEVKNQTILLRDSSTVSVCLGLFDWAKFRTAKGGIKIHTQWDEAMMMPNLVNITNASIHDRKGFEEIVFPKDTIIVEDKGYWDFNIIKARVLSQNVFVTRIKENTVYEVAEELDLPENEDQHILIDEIIYLTGQKAKEVGINQMKFRKVVAYHEEKNTTIEIITNNLSWKASTIAELYRRRWDIETFFKLLKQNLNVKTFIGTSENAVKSQIFIALITYLLLELLRRVGVSGKTAFSNFVEKIRICLPFYLSLDYVINTIRPIVQKAEKPPPEDDLWTTVQLQMF